In a genomic window of Polypterus senegalus isolate Bchr_013 chromosome 13, ASM1683550v1, whole genome shotgun sequence:
- the si:dkeyp-72e1.6 gene encoding transmembrane protein 238-like, producing the protein MEVNRTGLGRCVCAFWLAVAFDVLGLVVLLVGVFANLYFYDFLIYAGSIIIFLSLIWWVFWYTGNIEVPPALLEDDVGLKKKERGVAGVIRRLSSRLSSGFQSTFSRRKTDQRVPKRTALGSRWSSPGDVPLAVTGGEVHTVSAAIDDGGHLSIAGPSGATQTSAI; encoded by the coding sequence ATGGAGGTCAATCGGACGGGACTCGGGCGTTGTGTCTGTGCCTTCTGGCTGGCGGTGGCCTTCGACGTGCTGGGCCTCGTTGTGCTCCTCGTGGGGGTCTTCGCCAATCTCTACTTCTATGACTTTCTCATCTACGCCGGCTCCATCATCATCTTCCTCAGCCTCATCTGGTGGGTGTTCTGGTACACGGGCAACATCGAAGTGCCACCCGCGCTCCTCGAGGACGACGTGGGGCTGAAGAAAAAGGAGCGCGGCGTGGCGGGGGTCATCCGGAGACTTTCTAGCCGCCTTTCCAGCGGATTCCAGTCCACCTTCAGCAGGAGGAAGACCGACCAGCGAGTCCCCAAGAGGACTGCTCTTGGCTCGCGGTGGAGCTCGCCGGGGGACGTGCCCTTGGCGGTGACGGGCGGCGAAGTACACACGGTGTCTGCTGCGATCGACGACGGGGGGCATCTGAGCATCGCGGGACCTTCCGGTGCCACTCAGACGTCGGCCATATAG